From the Homo sapiens chromosome 1, GRCh38.p14 Primary Assembly genome, one window contains:
- the DIPK1A gene encoding divergent protein kinase domain 1A isoform 2 (isoform 2 is encoded by transcript variant 2), translated as MARSLCPGAWLRKPYYLQCDKYKTGVIDGPACNSLCVTETLYFGKCLSTKPNNQMYLGIWDNLPGVVKCQMEQALHLDFGTELEPRKEIVLFDKPTRGTTVQKFKEMVYSLFKAKLGDQGNLSELVNLILTVADGDKDGQVSLGEAKSAWALLQLNEFLLMVILQDKEHTPKLMGFCGDLYVMESVEYTSLYGISLPWVIELFIPSGFRRSMDQLFTPSWPRKAKIAIGLLEFVEDVFHGPYGNFLMCDTSAKNLGYNDKYDLKMVDMRKIVPETNLKELIKDRHCESDLDCVYGTDCRTSCDQSTMKCTSEVIQPNLAKACQLLKDYLLRGAPSEIREELEKQLYSCIALKVTANQMEMEHSLILNNLKTLLWKKISYTNDS; from the exons TGTGACAAGTACAAGACTGGAGTTATTGATGGGCCTGCATGTAACAGCCTTTGTGTTACAGAAACTCTTTACTTTGGAAAATGTTTATCCACCAAGCCCAACAATCAG ATGTATTTAGGGATTTGGGATAATCTACCAGGTGTTGTGAAATGTCAAATGGAACAAGCGCTTCATCTTGATTTTGGAACTGAATTGGaaccaagaaaagaaatagtGCTATTTGATAAGCCAACTAGAGGAACTACtgtacaaaaatttaaagaaatggtCTATAGTCTCTTTAAG GCAAAATTGGGTGACCAAGGAAACCTCTCTGAACTGGTTAATCTCATCTTGACGGTGGCTGATGGAGACAAAGATGGCCAGGTTTCCTTGGGAGAAGCAAAGTCGGCATGGGCACTTCTTCAACTGAATGAATTTCTTCTCATGGTGATACTTCAAGATAAAGAACATACCCCCAAATTAATGGGATTCTGTGGTGACCTCTATGTGATGGAAAGTGTTGAATATACCTCTCTTTATGGAATAAGCCTTCCTTGGGTCATTGAACTTTTTATTCCATCTGGGTTCAGAAGAAGCATGGATCAGCTGTTCACACCATCATGGCCAAGAAAGGCCAAAATAGCCATAGGACTTCTAGAATTTGTGGAAGATGTTTTCCATGGCCCCTACGGAAATTTCCTCATGTGCGATACTAGTGCCAAAAACCTAGGATATAATGATAAGTATGATTTGAAAATGGTGGATATGAGAAAAATTGTGCCAGAGACAAACCTGAAAGAACTTATTAAGGATCGTCACTGTGAGTCTGATTTGGACTGTGTCTATGGCACAGATTGTAGAACTAGCTGTGATCAGAGTACAATGAAGTGTACTTCAGAAGTGATACAACCAAACTTGGCAAAAGCTTGTCAGTTACTCAAAGACTACCTACTGCGTGGTGCTCCAAGTGAAATTCgtgaagaattagaaaagcagctTTATTCTTGTATTGCTCTCAAAGTCACAGCaaatcaaatggaaatggaaCATTCTTTGATACTAAATAACCTAAAAACATTATTGTGGAAGAAAATTTCCTACACTAATGACTCTTAG
- the DIPK1A gene encoding divergent protein kinase domain 1A isoform 4 (isoform 4 is encoded by transcript variant 4) — translation MKYLFFSWLVVFVGSWIIYVQYSTYTELCRGKDCKKIICDKYKTGVIDGPACNSLCVTETLYFGKCLSTKPNNQMYLGIWDNLPGVVKCQMEQALHLDFGTELEPRKEIVLFDKPTRGTTVQKFKEMVYSLFKAKLGDQGNLSELVNLILTVADGDKDGQVSLGEAKSAWALLQLNEFLLMVILQDKEHTPKLMGFCGDLYVMESVEYTSLYGISLPWVIELFIPSGFRRSMDQLFTPSWPRKAKIAIGLLEFVEDVFHGPYGNFLMCDTSAKNLGYNDKYDLKMVDMRKIVPETNLKELIKDRHCESDLDCVYGTDCRTSCDQSTMKCTSEVIQPNLAKACQLLKDYLLRGAPSEIREELEKQLYSCIALKVTANQMEMEHSLILNNLKTLLWKKISYTNDS, via the exons TGTGACAAGTACAAGACTGGAGTTATTGATGGGCCTGCATGTAACAGCCTTTGTGTTACAGAAACTCTTTACTTTGGAAAATGTTTATCCACCAAGCCCAACAATCAG ATGTATTTAGGGATTTGGGATAATCTACCAGGTGTTGTGAAATGTCAAATGGAACAAGCGCTTCATCTTGATTTTGGAACTGAATTGGaaccaagaaaagaaatagtGCTATTTGATAAGCCAACTAGAGGAACTACtgtacaaaaatttaaagaaatggtCTATAGTCTCTTTAAG GCAAAATTGGGTGACCAAGGAAACCTCTCTGAACTGGTTAATCTCATCTTGACGGTGGCTGATGGAGACAAAGATGGCCAGGTTTCCTTGGGAGAAGCAAAGTCGGCATGGGCACTTCTTCAACTGAATGAATTTCTTCTCATGGTGATACTTCAAGATAAAGAACATACCCCCAAATTAATGGGATTCTGTGGTGACCTCTATGTGATGGAAAGTGTTGAATATACCTCTCTTTATGGAATAAGCCTTCCTTGGGTCATTGAACTTTTTATTCCATCTGGGTTCAGAAGAAGCATGGATCAGCTGTTCACACCATCATGGCCAAGAAAGGCCAAAATAGCCATAGGACTTCTAGAATTTGTGGAAGATGTTTTCCATGGCCCCTACGGAAATTTCCTCATGTGCGATACTAGTGCCAAAAACCTAGGATATAATGATAAGTATGATTTGAAAATGGTGGATATGAGAAAAATTGTGCCAGAGACAAACCTGAAAGAACTTATTAAGGATCGTCACTGTGAGTCTGATTTGGACTGTGTCTATGGCACAGATTGTAGAACTAGCTGTGATCAGAGTACAATGAAGTGTACTTCAGAAGTGATACAACCAAACTTGGCAAAAGCTTGTCAGTTACTCAAAGACTACCTACTGCGTGGTGCTCCAAGTGAAATTCgtgaagaattagaaaagcagctTTATTCTTGTATTGCTCTCAAAGTCACAGCaaatcaaatggaaatggaaCATTCTTTGATACTAAATAACCTAAAAACATTATTGTGGAAGAAAATTTCCTACACTAATGACTCTTAG